From a region of the Pongo abelii isolate AG06213 chromosome 9, NHGRI_mPonAbe1-v2.0_pri, whole genome shotgun sequence genome:
- the LOC100446877 gene encoding olfactory receptor 8D2, which produces MATSNHSSGAEFNLAGLTQRPELQLPLFLLFLGIYVVTVVGNLGMIFLIALSSQLHSPVYYFLSHLSFIDLCYSSVITPKTLVNFVSEENIISFLECMTQLYFFLIFVIAEGYLLTAMAYDCCVAICRPLLYNIVMFHRVCSIMLAVVYSLGFLGATVHTTRMSVLSFCRSHTVSHYFCDILPLLTLSCSSTHINEILLFIIGGVNTLAPIMAVLISYAFIFSSILGIHFTEGRSKAFGTCSSHLLAVGIFFGSITFMYFKPPSSNTMEKEKVSSVFYTTIIPMLNPLIYSLRNKDVKNALRKMTGGRQSS; this is translated from the coding sequence ATGGCTACTTCAAACCATTCTTCAGGGGCTGAGTTTAACCTGGCAGGCTTGACACAACGCCCAGAACTTCAACTGCCACTCTTCCTCCTGTTCCTTGGAATATATGTGGTCACAGTAGTGGGGAACCTGGGCATGATCTTCTTAATTGCTCTCAGTTCTCAACTTCACTCTCCAGTGTATTATTTTCTCAGTCATTTGTCTTTCATTGATCTCTGCTACTCCTCTGTCATTACCCCTAAGACGCTGGTGAACTTTGTTTCAGAGGAGAACATTATCTCCTTTCTGGAATGCATGACTCAActgtatttcttccttatttttgtaATTGCAGAAGGCTACCTTCTGACAGCCATGGCATATGACTGTTGTGTTGCTATCTGTCGCCCACTGCTTTACAATATTGTCATGTTCCACAGGGTCTGTTccataatgttggctgtggtATACTCACTGGGTTTTTTGGGGGCCACAGTCCATACTACCCGCATGTCAGTGTTGTCATTCTGTAGGTCTCATACTGTCAGTCATTATTTTTGTGATATTCTCCCCTTATTGACTCTGTCTTGCTCCAGCACCCACATCAATGAGATTCTGCTGTTCATTATTGGAGGAGTTAATACCTTAGCACCTATAATGGCAGTCCTTATCTCTTATGCTTTCATCTTCTCTAGTATCCTTGGTATTCATTTCACTGAGGGGCGATCCAAAGCCTTTGGCACTTGTAGCTCCCATCTCTTGGCTGTGGGCATCTTTTTCGGGTCTATAACATTCATGTATTTCAAGCCCCCTTCCAGCAATACTATGGAAAAAGAGAAGGTGTCTTCTGTGTTCTACACCACAATAATCCCCATGCTGAATCCTCTAATCTATAGCCTGAGGAATAAGGATGTGAAAAATGCACTGAGGAAGATGACTGGGGGAAGGCAGTCATCCTGA